In Asterias amurensis chromosome 4, ASM3211899v1, one genomic interval encodes:
- the LOC139936517 gene encoding uncharacterized protein, which yields MREQCKFINSKLSQFVKHLMTVLSAILFTYYTVHVLDLPVDFYLWSRPEFTTRIFTRSDQDSLLVSSTPIKKTTAKRLFGPMEKGMSLDHADINSERFPHVKEMVSTSQAQTAAL from the exons ATGCGAGAGCAGTGTAAATTCATTAACTCAAAACTGTCCCAGTTTGTCAAACATCTGATGACAGTCCTGTCCGCGATCTTGTTTACTTACTACACTGTTCATGTTCTAGATCTACCAGTAGACTTCTACTTGTGGTCAAGACCAGAGTTTACGACTAGAATATTCACCAGAAG tGATCAAGATAGTCTACTGGTGTCATCAACGCCAATAAAGAAAACCACAGCAAAGAGACTGTTTGGACCCATGGAGAAAGGAATGTCACTAGACCATGCAGACATTAACTCAGAACG GTTTCCACATGTAAAAGAAATGGTCAGCACATCCCAAGCCCAAACCGCAGCCCTATAG